A section of the Saccharopolyspora gregorii genome encodes:
- a CDS encoding ABC transporter permease, protein MSIPGYIARRVLLGFVQVFLVMVVVFFLTEALPGDAAVTIAGDDPDPAVIALLREQLGLNAPVWERLGGWMLAASQGDFGRSLVGPRSVLDIIGSSVGPTLLLAALTLALIVPVSLGLGVLAANREGRLTDRLITSTTLGLYSVPEFAMGILLVTVFAVQLGWLPPTAVGGGGLLSRPAVLVLPVLVLLLRPICSLSRLVRAGMIDALRSGYVRQARRAGLAPLRVQFAHALPNAVVPAMQQLARTTDWLIGGVIVVEAIFVVPGLGTTLIDAVSARDLPVVQGLSLVLAVVTVLVNLVADIVARILAPAAEDDR, encoded by the coding sequence GTGAGCATTCCGGGCTACATCGCCCGGCGAGTGCTGCTGGGGTTCGTGCAGGTCTTCCTGGTCATGGTCGTCGTGTTCTTCTTGACCGAGGCATTGCCCGGTGACGCGGCCGTCACCATCGCCGGGGACGATCCGGACCCGGCGGTCATCGCGTTGCTGCGGGAGCAGCTCGGGTTGAACGCGCCGGTGTGGGAACGCCTCGGTGGCTGGATGCTCGCGGCGTCGCAAGGAGATTTCGGCCGGTCCTTGGTGGGTCCGCGTTCGGTGCTGGACATCATCGGCTCTTCCGTGGGCCCCACCTTGTTGCTGGCGGCGCTCACCTTGGCGTTGATCGTGCCGGTGTCGCTCGGACTCGGCGTGCTGGCGGCGAACCGGGAAGGCCGGCTCACCGACCGCCTCATCACCTCCACCACGCTCGGTCTGTACTCGGTGCCGGAATTCGCCATGGGGATCCTGCTGGTCACCGTGTTCGCCGTTCAGCTCGGCTGGTTGCCGCCGACCGCCGTGGGCGGCGGCGGGCTGCTGAGCCGCCCGGCGGTTTTGGTGCTGCCGGTGCTGGTGCTGCTGCTGCGCCCGATCTGCTCGCTGAGCAGGCTGGTCCGCGCCGGCATGATCGACGCGTTGCGGTCCGGGTACGTCCGGCAGGCGCGCCGAGCCGGGCTCGCGCCGCTGCGGGTGCAGTTCGCGCACGCGCTGCCGAACGCGGTCGTGCCCGCGATGCAGCAACTCGCCCGCACGACGGACTGGCTCATCGGCGGCGTCATCGTCGTGGAGGCGATCTTCGTGGTCCCAGGACTGGGCACCACGTTGATCGATGCCGTGTCCGCGCGCGACCTGCCGGTGGTGCAAGGGTTGTCCTTGGTGCTGGCCGTCGTGACGGTCCTGGTGAACCTGGTGGCGGACATCGTCGCCCGGATCCTGGCTCCTGCCGCGGAGGACGACCGATGA
- a CDS encoding ABC transporter permease has product MRSLLRPGVLVPGILIAVPLLLAVFGPLFASGAVAKDVAFSSGAGHLFGTDFVGRDVWNEVLLGGRSVVLVAVAATVCTYAVAVPIGVAVGMNRARFVDEVVMRPLDVLLAIPSMLLLLLLASAAPNVGWVLVAIVTVINLPDVIRISRASTLSLSARPAVEAMRMQGESRVRIGLGYVVRAMARTLAADSGTRFTGAIYLVASASFLGVGVSPQASDWAAMVDRNRTGLFLQPWAVVLPALLIVALSVGVNLAFDQLLRRKRREVRA; this is encoded by the coding sequence ATGAGAAGCCTGCTCAGGCCCGGGGTGCTGGTTCCCGGCATCCTGATCGCCGTGCCGCTGCTGCTGGCCGTGTTCGGCCCGCTGTTCGCTTCGGGGGCGGTGGCAAAGGACGTCGCGTTCAGCAGCGGGGCCGGCCACCTGTTCGGCACCGACTTCGTCGGCCGGGACGTGTGGAACGAAGTCCTGCTCGGCGGTCGTTCGGTGGTGCTGGTCGCCGTGGCCGCCACGGTGTGCACGTACGCCGTGGCCGTGCCGATCGGCGTGGCAGTCGGGATGAACCGGGCCAGGTTCGTCGACGAGGTGGTGATGCGGCCGCTGGACGTCCTGCTCGCCATCCCTTCGATGCTCCTGCTGCTGTTGCTGGCCTCCGCCGCACCGAACGTCGGCTGGGTGCTGGTCGCGATCGTCACCGTCATCAACCTTCCGGACGTCATCAGAATTTCCAGGGCTTCGACGCTCTCGCTCTCCGCACGTCCGGCCGTGGAGGCCATGCGCATGCAGGGGGAGAGCCGCGTTCGCATCGGACTCGGCTACGTGGTGCGCGCGATGGCGCGCACGCTGGCCGCGGACTCGGGCACCAGGTTCACCGGAGCGATCTACCTCGTCGCCTCGGCGAGCTTCCTGGGTGTGGGGGTGTCGCCGCAGGCCAGCGATTGGGCGGCCATGGTGGACCGCAACCGCACGGGCCTGTTCCTGCAGCCGTGGGCTGTCGTGCTGCCCGCGTTGCTGATCGTGGCATTGTCGGTAGGTGTGAACTTGGCTTTCGACCAGCTGCTGCGCAGGAAACGGCGAGAGGTGCGCGCGTGA
- a CDS encoding ABC transporter ATP-binding protein: MNVVEVGGLNVSLDSRPLVSDVSFAMAAGEVTALVGESGSGKTTTGLALLGEHPAGARVDGEVTVAGHPVGPGRPPAAGHLGYIPQHPAAALNPVRRVGSVLREIARRHLGPVARSERKELVRARVTTALRRAQLPDGQALLDRYPHQLSGGQQQRIVLAQALVCDPAVVIADEPTTGQDALTRAQIVEELRGLADQGIAVLLLTHDLDVVRQLAHRVLVMRGGAVVESGPAAAVLGSPEHAYTRLLVESQPDTRAPLAPAEDDREPPVLAANDLVAGHRGRGRKVETLHGMSLDVGRGRRIAVVGRSGSGKTTLARCLAGLHPPRRGTIVLDGIPLAARLSGRSREQLADVQYVFQDARASFNEFAPVLDQVARTAERLRGVDRQQARRRAAEWFERVGLDAEITARRPDSLSGGELQRAALVRALLAEPRVLICDEITSGLDTVTQAELLVLLKELQRTAECALVLITHDLGVVADLAEHVMIVDGGCIVEQGAASEVLRAPRHPMTSALVEAATSRISQA; the protein is encoded by the coding sequence GTGAACGTCGTCGAGGTCGGCGGGCTGAACGTCTCGCTCGATTCCCGGCCCCTGGTGTCCGATGTCTCGTTCGCGATGGCAGCGGGTGAGGTGACCGCGCTCGTCGGTGAATCCGGCAGCGGCAAGACCACGACCGGGCTCGCCCTGCTCGGTGAACACCCGGCCGGGGCGCGCGTCGACGGTGAGGTCACCGTGGCCGGGCACCCGGTCGGTCCGGGTCGGCCGCCGGCGGCGGGGCACCTCGGATACATCCCGCAGCACCCCGCGGCCGCGTTGAACCCGGTGCGGCGGGTCGGTTCGGTCTTGCGGGAGATCGCTCGCCGCCACCTGGGGCCGGTCGCGCGCTCCGAGCGCAAGGAACTGGTGCGGGCCCGGGTCACCACTGCGCTGCGCCGGGCGCAGCTCCCCGACGGGCAGGCGCTGCTCGACCGCTACCCGCACCAGCTCTCCGGGGGACAGCAGCAGCGGATCGTGCTGGCCCAAGCGCTGGTCTGCGATCCGGCCGTGGTGATCGCGGACGAACCGACGACCGGGCAGGACGCGTTGACCCGCGCCCAGATCGTCGAAGAGCTGCGCGGTCTCGCGGACCAGGGCATCGCTGTGCTGCTGCTCACCCACGACCTCGACGTGGTGCGGCAGTTGGCGCACCGGGTGCTGGTCATGCGTGGCGGAGCCGTCGTCGAATCGGGCCCGGCCGCGGCGGTGCTCGGCTCCCCGGAGCACGCCTACACGCGGCTGCTCGTCGAATCCCAGCCCGACACCAGAGCGCCACTGGCACCTGCCGAGGACGACCGCGAACCGCCGGTTCTCGCCGCGAACGACCTGGTCGCCGGTCACCGGGGCCGGGGCAGGAAGGTCGAGACGCTGCACGGGATGTCGCTGGACGTCGGCCGGGGCAGGCGGATCGCCGTGGTCGGCCGCTCCGGCAGCGGCAAGACGACGCTGGCCCGGTGCCTCGCCGGACTGCACCCGCCGCGGCGAGGGACGATCGTGCTCGACGGAATACCGCTGGCCGCGCGCCTGAGCGGGCGCAGCAGGGAGCAGCTGGCCGACGTCCAGTACGTCTTCCAGGACGCGCGCGCTTCGTTCAACGAGTTCGCGCCCGTGCTCGACCAGGTAGCGCGGACCGCCGAACGGCTCCGCGGGGTCGACCGGCAGCAGGCGCGGCGACGGGCGGCGGAGTGGTTCGAACGCGTCGGGCTCGACGCGGAGATCACCGCACGGCGGCCCGATTCCCTCTCCGGGGGTGAGTTGCAACGCGCTGCCCTGGTGCGCGCACTGCTTGCCGAACCGCGGGTGCTGATCTGTGACGAGATCACCTCCGGGCTCGACACCGTCACCCAGGCCGAGCTGCTCGTCCTGCTCAAGGAGCTGCAGCGGACCGCGGAGTGCGCCTTGGTGCTGATCACCCATGACCTCGGGGTCGTGGCCGATCTCGCCGAGCACGTCATGATCGTCGACGGTGGGTGCATCGTCGAGCAGGGTGCTGCTTCGGAAGTGCTGCGTGCGCCACGACATCCGATGACGAGCGCGCTGGTCGAGGCCGCGACGAGCCGGATCAGCCAGGCCTAG
- a CDS encoding GNAT family N-acetyltransferase yields the protein MDHQEEHRIGEYAVRRARPEDVEGARRVMLDTFYKEFGHGYHARWHSDVVDIEGAYLKNPRHALFVAVRDGEVAATTAIRSGGPRCPPHPEWLAARYGDGSTAQLFRVYVDRQHRRNGLASALVSMACDFVADTPEYSTIYLHTNPAIEGAAPFWRSAATEIYDAREDSRYSPSVHFEIPIPGRSSARPGEAAFAFPDVDYAG from the coding sequence ATGGATCACCAGGAAGAGCACCGGATCGGCGAGTACGCGGTGCGCCGCGCCCGCCCGGAGGACGTCGAAGGCGCGCGCCGGGTCATGCTCGACACGTTCTACAAGGAGTTCGGCCACGGCTACCACGCCCGCTGGCACTCCGACGTCGTGGACATCGAGGGCGCGTACCTGAAGAACCCGCGGCACGCGCTGTTCGTCGCGGTGCGCGACGGCGAGGTCGCCGCGACCACGGCGATCCGCTCCGGCGGCCCGCGCTGTCCCCCGCACCCCGAGTGGCTCGCGGCCCGGTACGGGGACGGCAGCACCGCGCAGCTGTTCCGGGTGTACGTGGACCGGCAGCACCGCCGCAACGGCCTGGCGAGCGCGCTGGTGTCGATGGCGTGCGACTTCGTCGCCGACACGCCCGAATATTCGACGATCTACCTGCACACGAATCCGGCGATCGAGGGTGCGGCGCCGTTCTGGCGCAGCGCCGCGACGGAGATCTACGACGCCCGGGAGGACTCCCGGTACAGCCCGAGCGTCCACTTCGAGATCCCGATCCCGGGCCGGTCCTCCGCCCGCCCAGGGGAAGCCGCCTTCGCGTTCCCGGACGTCGATTACGCCGGGTGA
- a CDS encoding SDR family oxidoreductase, producing MVCLVTGASGYVGGRLVPRLLEDGRQVRCLVRNPEKLRDVPWRDQVEVVRGDLLREGDVTAACDGVEVVYYLVHAMAESGFAARDRRAALLMGQAARETSVQRIVYLGGVHPAGEQLSEHMASRAEVGEILLRSGVPTVVLQAAVIIGSGSASFEMLRHLTERLPVMVTPRWVANRVQPIAVRDVVHYLVEVSRLPSSINRTFDVGGPDVLTYGEMMRRYAVVAGLPPRRMLSVGVLTPWLSAQWINVVTPVPKSVGRPLIESLIHEAVCSEDDIDELVPRPEGGLTGYDRSVELALRKVRNAEVETRWSDAAPSDAPSDPLPSDPAWSGGTVYADVREGSSQVAPERLWRVVEGVGGEHGWYSSSLLWAVRGALDKLSGGVGLRRGRRDAQRLRVGEALDWWRVEELVEGRLLRLRAEMRLPGRAWLEFTVEPDGTGGSHYRQRAVFVPRGLAGHLYWWLVAPFHGVVFGGMVRNVLRVAAEK from the coding sequence ATGGTGTGTCTGGTGACGGGAGCGAGCGGGTACGTCGGCGGCAGGTTGGTCCCCCGGCTGCTCGAGGACGGACGGCAGGTCCGCTGCCTGGTCCGGAATCCGGAGAAGCTGCGCGACGTGCCCTGGCGGGACCAGGTGGAGGTGGTCCGCGGCGACCTGCTGCGCGAGGGGGACGTGACGGCCGCCTGCGACGGTGTCGAGGTCGTCTACTACCTCGTGCACGCGATGGCCGAGTCGGGTTTCGCGGCCCGGGACCGGCGTGCGGCGCTGCTGATGGGGCAGGCGGCGCGGGAGACGTCGGTTCAGCGGATCGTGTACCTCGGCGGGGTGCATCCGGCGGGGGAGCAGTTGTCCGAGCACATGGCCTCGCGAGCGGAGGTCGGCGAGATCCTGCTGCGCAGCGGGGTTCCAACGGTGGTCCTGCAAGCCGCGGTGATCATCGGTTCGGGTTCGGCGAGCTTCGAGATGCTGCGGCACCTGACCGAGCGGCTCCCGGTGATGGTGACCCCCCGCTGGGTGGCCAACCGGGTGCAGCCGATCGCGGTGCGTGACGTCGTGCACTACCTGGTCGAGGTGTCCCGGCTGCCGAGTTCGATCAACCGGACGTTCGACGTGGGTGGCCCGGACGTGCTGACCTACGGCGAGATGATGCGCCGCTACGCGGTCGTGGCGGGTCTGCCGCCGCGGCGGATGCTGTCGGTGGGCGTCCTGACGCCGTGGCTGAGCGCCCAGTGGATCAACGTGGTGACGCCGGTGCCGAAGAGCGTGGGCCGGCCGCTGATCGAATCGCTGATCCACGAGGCGGTCTGCTCCGAGGACGACATCGACGAACTGGTGCCGCGGCCGGAGGGCGGCCTAACCGGCTACGACCGCTCGGTGGAGCTGGCGTTGCGCAAGGTCCGGAACGCCGAAGTGGAGACCCGCTGGTCGGATGCGGCGCCGTCGGACGCCCCCTCGGATCCGTTGCCCTCGGACCCGGCCTGGTCCGGCGGGACCGTGTACGCGGACGTCCGCGAAGGCAGCAGCCAGGTGGCGCCGGAACGGCTGTGGCGCGTGGTCGAAGGCGTGGGCGGGGAGCACGGCTGGTACTCCTCGTCGCTGCTGTGGGCGGTGCGCGGTGCCCTGGACAAGCTCTCCGGCGGAGTCGGTTTGCGGCGCGGGCGCCGGGACGCGCAGCGGTTGCGCGTCGGCGAGGCGCTCGACTGGTGGCGGGTGGAAGAGCTGGTGGAGGGCAGGTTGCTGCGGCTGCGCGCGGAGATGCGGTTGCCGGGGCGGGCGTGGCTGGAGTTCACCGTGGAGCCGGACGGCACGGGTGGTTCGCACTACCGCCAGCGCGCGGTGTTCGTCCCGCGCGGATTGGCCGGTCACCTCTACTGGTGGCTGGTCGCGCCGTTCCACGGCGTGGTTTTCGGCGGGATGGTGCGCAACGTGCTCCGCGTCGCGGCCGAGAAGTAA
- a CDS encoding cation diffusion facilitator family transporter has protein sequence MGHGHGHGHGTASPASASGRYSRRLAMAFGVLLAFFVLEAVVGYLTSSLALLSDAGHMLTDVLGVGMALAAITAARRPASAKRTFGWYRIEVLAALANAVLLFAVAGYILVEAVGRFQDPPEVAGLPMMITAAAGLAANVVAFLLLREGAGESINLRGAYLEVLADTIGSVGVLLGGALAWAFGWYLVDPIVAVAVGLFVLPRTWKLAGQALRILVQQAPEGVDVHAMHRDLAALPAVKEVHDLHVWTLTSGMEVASAHLTIPAGADHGDVLTAAQRLLAEQYRIEHATLQVEPAECARRCQALTW, from the coding sequence ATGGGCCACGGGCACGGCCATGGGCACGGGACCGCATCGCCCGCGAGCGCTTCCGGGCGGTACTCGCGGCGCCTGGCGATGGCGTTCGGGGTGTTGCTGGCGTTCTTCGTGCTGGAAGCGGTCGTCGGGTACCTGACGTCCTCGCTCGCCCTGCTCTCGGACGCCGGGCACATGTTGACCGACGTGCTGGGCGTGGGGATGGCGCTCGCCGCGATCACCGCCGCGCGCCGCCCGGCCTCGGCGAAGCGGACCTTCGGCTGGTACCGCATCGAGGTGCTCGCCGCCCTCGCCAACGCGGTGCTGCTGTTCGCGGTCGCCGGCTACATCCTCGTCGAGGCCGTCGGGCGGTTCCAGGATCCGCCGGAGGTCGCCGGGCTGCCCATGATGATCACGGCGGCGGCCGGACTCGCCGCGAACGTGGTCGCGTTCCTGCTGCTGCGCGAAGGCGCGGGGGAGAGCATCAACCTGCGCGGTGCCTACCTGGAAGTGCTCGCCGACACCATCGGCTCGGTCGGCGTGCTGCTCGGCGGCGCGCTCGCCTGGGCCTTCGGCTGGTACCTGGTCGACCCCATCGTCGCCGTCGCCGTCGGGCTGTTCGTGCTGCCCCGCACCTGGAAGCTCGCCGGGCAGGCGCTGCGGATCCTGGTGCAGCAGGCGCCCGAAGGCGTCGACGTGCACGCGATGCACCGCGACCTCGCCGCGCTGCCGGCGGTGAAGGAGGTGCACGACCTGCACGTGTGGACGTTGACCTCCGGCATGGAGGTCGCCTCGGCGCACCTCACGATTCCGGCCGGGGCCGACCACGGGGACGTCCTGACCGCCGCGCAACGGCTGCTCGCCGAGCAGTACCGGATCGAACACGCCACCTTGCAGGTCGAGCCGGCCGAGTGCGCCCGGCGGTGCCAAGCGCTCACCTGGTGA
- the rho gene encoding transcription termination factor Rho, producing the protein MSNTELLSSETTNGVSQAGQQESEQPSAGAETNGAPRRRGGLSGMVLAELRQLAGELGIDTSGLRKGDLIAAIKERQGGAPAKPRAAAKPAQEDAPAQETAPSRGKSHQPALDETDSAAQQQDSGSDSGNNGSAPNRGRSRRQQPAEQGGEDEGRRGNRRRRSSNRSGGNQDQGDERGQDRGDRQNDRGDRGDNRDRDKDNNRGDRGGQDRGDRGDRGGQDRGDRQNSRQQQDKQDNRPQDDSDEDGGRRRGRRFRDRRRNRGRAEGGGNEPEVREDDVLLPVAGILDVLENYAFVRTSGYLAGPNDVYVSLSLVRKYGLRRGDAIKGVIRQPRDNEQQRQKFNPLVRVDSINGLEPEASKGRSEFHKLTPLYPNERLRLETEPQNLTGRIIDLVMPVGKGQRALIVSPPKAGKTMVLQAIANAITTNNPECHLMVVLADERPEEVTDMQRSVKGEVIASTFDRPPSDHTTVAELSIERAKRLVEMGHDVVVLLDSITRLGRAYNLAAPASGRILSGGVDSTALYPPKRFLGAARNIENGGSLTIFATALVETGSTMDTVIFEEFKGTGNAELKLDRKLADKRLFPAVDVDASSTRKDEILLAPDELTVTHKLRRVLAALDAQQSLELLQERLRKSRTNIEFLMQVAKNAPGGKDDN; encoded by the coding sequence GTGAGCAACACCGAACTGTTGAGCAGCGAGACGACCAACGGCGTCTCCCAGGCTGGCCAGCAGGAGTCTGAGCAGCCGTCCGCGGGCGCCGAGACCAACGGCGCTCCGCGCCGCCGCGGCGGGCTGTCCGGCATGGTCCTCGCCGAGCTTCGACAACTCGCCGGGGAACTGGGGATCGACACCAGCGGCCTGCGCAAGGGCGACCTGATCGCGGCCATCAAGGAGCGGCAGGGCGGCGCCCCCGCCAAGCCCCGCGCGGCCGCCAAGCCTGCGCAGGAGGACGCCCCGGCGCAGGAGACCGCGCCGAGCCGCGGCAAGTCCCACCAGCCCGCGCTGGACGAGACCGACTCCGCTGCCCAGCAGCAGGACTCGGGCTCGGACTCCGGCAACAACGGCTCCGCGCCGAACCGCGGGCGCTCCCGGCGCCAGCAGCCCGCCGAGCAGGGCGGTGAGGACGAGGGCCGCCGCGGCAACCGCCGCCGTCGCTCCTCCAACCGCTCCGGCGGCAACCAGGACCAGGGCGACGAGCGCGGCCAGGACCGGGGCGACCGGCAGAACGACCGCGGCGACCGGGGCGACAACCGGGACCGCGACAAGGACAACAACCGGGGTGACCGGGGTGGCCAGGACCGGGGTGACCGCGGCGACCGGGGTGGCCAGGACCGGGGCGACCGGCAGAACTCCCGGCAGCAGCAGGACAAGCAGGACAACCGTCCGCAGGACGACTCCGACGAGGACGGCGGCCGCAGGCGCGGACGCCGCTTCCGGGACCGCAGGCGCAACCGCGGCCGCGCCGAAGGTGGCGGCAACGAGCCCGAGGTCCGCGAGGACGACGTCCTGCTGCCCGTCGCCGGCATCCTCGACGTGCTGGAGAACTACGCGTTCGTCCGCACCTCGGGCTACCTCGCCGGGCCGAACGACGTGTACGTGTCGCTGTCGCTGGTCCGCAAGTACGGGCTGCGCCGCGGTGACGCGATCAAGGGCGTCATCCGGCAGCCCCGGGACAACGAGCAGCAGCGGCAGAAGTTCAACCCGCTGGTCCGCGTCGACTCCATCAACGGCCTCGAACCGGAGGCGTCGAAGGGCCGCTCGGAGTTCCACAAGCTGACCCCGCTGTACCCGAACGAGCGACTGCGGCTGGAAACCGAACCGCAGAACCTCACCGGCCGGATCATCGACCTGGTGATGCCCGTCGGCAAGGGCCAGCGCGCGCTGATCGTCTCGCCGCCGAAGGCGGGCAAGACGATGGTGCTGCAGGCGATCGCCAACGCGATCACCACGAACAACCCGGAATGCCACCTCATGGTGGTGCTCGCCGACGAGCGCCCCGAAGAGGTCACCGACATGCAGCGCTCGGTCAAGGGCGAGGTCATCGCCTCCACCTTCGACCGCCCGCCGTCGGACCACACCACCGTCGCCGAGCTGTCCATCGAGCGGGCCAAGCGGCTCGTCGAGATGGGGCACGACGTGGTCGTGCTGCTCGACTCGATCACCCGCCTCGGCCGCGCCTACAACCTCGCGGCCCCCGCGTCCGGCCGGATCCTCTCCGGTGGTGTCGACTCGACCGCGCTGTACCCGCCGAAGCGGTTCCTCGGCGCGGCCCGCAACATCGAGAACGGCGGCTCGCTGACCATCTTCGCCACGGCGCTGGTGGAAACCGGATCCACGATGGACACGGTGATCTTCGAGGAGTTCAAGGGCACCGGCAACGCCGAGCTCAAGCTGGACCGCAAGCTCGCCGACAAGCGGCTGTTCCCCGCCGTCGACGTGGACGCCTCCAGCACCCGCAAGGACGAGATCCTGCTCGCACCCGACGAGCTCACCGTCACGCACAAGCTGCGCCGGGTGCTCGCCGCGCTGGACGCCCAGCAGTCGCTGGAACTCCTGCAGGAACGGCTGCGCAAGTCGCGCACCAACATCGAGTTCCTGATGCAGGTCGCCAAGAACGCCCCCGGTGGCAAGGACGACAACTGA
- the thrB gene encoding homoserine kinase: MRAGGGVRVVVPASTANLGSGFDALGMALALHDTVHVAVTGGPPGSAVVTAEGEGAGSIPTDHEHLVVRVLHRTWSELGVPAPAVRLRCRNAIPHSRGLGSSAAAIVAGVAAAYELAGFPLRETKNLEQALHLAADCEGHGDNVAASLLGGVVIAWQEADRFRAASLPAHPDVHPIALVAGGESATHTTRGLLPERVPHADAAFAAGRAALAVHALTTDPSLLLAATDDRLHQDYRESAWPNTIELVRRLRAAGVPAAVSGAGPTVLALPAGGELPRTVDTSGFTALRLPVDRRGVQVISELTTAE, translated from the coding sequence CTGCGGGCCGGCGGTGGGGTGCGGGTCGTGGTGCCCGCCTCCACCGCCAACCTCGGCTCCGGGTTCGACGCGCTCGGCATGGCGCTCGCGCTGCACGACACCGTGCACGTGGCGGTGACCGGCGGCCCGCCCGGCAGCGCGGTGGTGACCGCCGAGGGCGAAGGCGCCGGATCGATCCCCACCGACCACGAGCACCTGGTCGTGCGGGTGCTGCACCGCACCTGGTCCGAGCTCGGCGTGCCCGCGCCTGCCGTCCGGTTGCGCTGCCGCAACGCCATCCCGCACTCGCGGGGGCTGGGTTCCTCGGCCGCGGCGATCGTCGCCGGGGTCGCGGCGGCCTACGAGCTCGCCGGTTTCCCGCTGCGCGAGACCAAGAACCTCGAACAGGCGCTGCACCTGGCCGCCGACTGCGAAGGCCACGGCGACAACGTCGCGGCCAGCCTGCTCGGCGGCGTGGTGATCGCCTGGCAGGAGGCGGACCGGTTCCGCGCCGCCTCGCTGCCCGCGCATCCGGACGTGCACCCGATCGCGCTGGTCGCGGGCGGCGAGTCCGCCACGCACACCACTCGCGGATTGCTGCCCGAGCGGGTTCCGCACGCGGACGCCGCGTTCGCCGCGGGCCGCGCCGCGCTCGCCGTGCACGCCCTCACGACCGATCCGTCGCTGCTGCTGGCCGCCACCGACGACCGGCTGCACCAGGACTACCGGGAATCGGCGTGGCCGAACACCATCGAGCTGGTGCGGCGGCTGCGCGCGGCAGGCGTGCCCGCCGCCGTGTCCGGCGCCGGACCGACGGTGCTGGCGCTGCCCGCGGGCGGTGAACTGCCCCGCACGGTGGACACCAGCGGGTTCACCGCGCTGCGCCTTCCGGTCGATCGGCGCGGCGTTCAGGTGATTTCGGAGCTGACGACGGCGGAATGA
- the thrC gene encoding threonine synthase: MTSNIQGAPARAGWPGLIEAYRDRVEIPEGARVVTLQEGGTPLVPAQHLSELTGCEVHLKVEGANPTGSFKDRGMTVAITHALAAGSKAVICASTGNTSASAAAYASRAGLTSAVLVPQGKIAMGKLAQAVAHGAKILQVQGNFDDCLELARKTSAEHPVTLVNSVNPVRLEGQKTAAFEICDVLGSAPDVHCLPVGNAGNITAYWKGYAEYAADGVIPSTPRMFGFQAAGAAPLVHGAPVLEPETIATAIRVGSPASWQHAVSAKDASGGLFAAVTDEQILHAYRLLSSREGVFVEPASASSVAGLLAAVEDGRLPRGSRVVCTVTGHGLKDPDTALSGMVEVEPLPVDPRAVATALELV, from the coding sequence GTGACTTCGAACATCCAGGGTGCGCCCGCGAGGGCCGGGTGGCCCGGCCTCATCGAGGCGTACCGGGACCGGGTGGAGATCCCCGAGGGCGCCCGCGTGGTCACCCTGCAGGAGGGCGGCACCCCGCTGGTGCCCGCGCAGCACCTCTCCGAGCTCACCGGCTGCGAGGTCCACCTCAAGGTCGAGGGCGCGAACCCGACCGGTTCCTTCAAGGACCGCGGTATGACGGTCGCCATCACGCACGCGCTCGCCGCGGGCAGCAAGGCCGTCATCTGCGCCTCCACCGGCAACACCTCCGCCTCGGCGGCGGCCTACGCCTCGCGCGCCGGGCTCACCTCCGCGGTGCTGGTGCCGCAGGGCAAGATCGCGATGGGCAAGCTGGCGCAGGCCGTGGCGCACGGCGCGAAGATCTTGCAGGTGCAGGGCAACTTCGACGACTGCCTCGAACTCGCCCGCAAGACCTCCGCCGAGCACCCGGTCACGCTGGTCAACTCGGTGAACCCGGTGCGGCTGGAAGGCCAGAAGACCGCCGCGTTCGAGATCTGCGACGTGCTCGGCTCCGCCCCCGACGTGCACTGCCTGCCGGTGGGCAACGCGGGCAACATCACCGCCTACTGGAAGGGCTACGCGGAGTACGCCGCGGACGGCGTGATCCCGTCCACCCCGCGGATGTTCGGCTTCCAGGCCGCGGGCGCCGCGCCGCTCGTGCACGGCGCGCCCGTGCTCGAACCGGAGACGATCGCCACCGCCATCCGGGTCGGCAGCCCCGCCTCCTGGCAGCACGCGGTGTCCGCGAAGGACGCCTCCGGCGGCCTGTTCGCCGCGGTCACCGACGAGCAGATCCTGCACGCCTACCGGCTGCTGTCCTCCCGGGAAGGCGTGTTCGTCGAACCCGCCTCCGCCTCCAGCGTCGCCGGGCTGCTGGCCGCGGTCGAGGACGGCCGGTTGCCGCGCGGGTCCCGCGTCGTGTGCACCGTCACCGGGCACGGCCTCAAGGACCCGGACACGGCGCTGTCCGGCATGGTCGAGGTCGAGCCGCTGCCGGTGGACCCGCGAGCCGTGGCCACCGCGCTGGAACTGGTGTGA